A window of Daphnia pulicaria isolate SC F1-1A chromosome 4, SC_F0-13Bv2, whole genome shotgun sequence genomic DNA:
TCGGGTAGTTGAGTCAGGTTGAGTAGTCGACTGCTTTAAAGTTGACATTCACAAGTGATAGCGTAGATAGAATAATGAGCAcggtaattcaattaaaataagtTTTATAAAAAGCTCTTGtatcaatttttcgtttttaggtTGTACTATACTCATATTTTCGAAGTTCGTGTTCATGGAGAGTGCGTATAGGTAAAAAacgtaaataaatatatttttaagattaatttacatgaaagtatttatttagctctagaatttaaagaaattgaatatgaATACAAAGCTGTTCATTTAGTGAAGGGAGGTGGTCAGCAGgtactaaattttaaaattattaaatcatCACAATGTTCACAGTTAAACCCATATAAATAGCTAAAATACCTGGCATATTTTTATATGTATTTAGAATGCTGATGACTATAAAATCATAAACCCCATGGCTCAAGTTCCATCACTAACAATTGGGGACAAAGTTTTCACTCAGTCGGTAAGAGGGACACTATATTATGAATATGACACTATAGATACATAAGACCTTCCAGTTCAAATTTCAATGCATAATTTCTACTTCCATCTCCTGTACATTTAGGTAGCTATTTTGGAATATTTAGAAGAATCTTATCCTTTAAAACCCTTATTGCCAAAAGATGGTGTGATTAGATTCAAAGTGAGAGAAATATGTGAAATTATTGGTTCTGGGATTCAACCCTTACAGAATTTGGCTGTACTCAAACAATTTGAAGAATCTAAACAGAAAGATTGGGCTGCTAAGTGGATTTTCAAAGGACTCACTGGTAGGTGAAGATATTCATGAAtacatcaataaaaaaattaataaactcTAAGAAATATGTTTGCAAAGTTTAtataaaaacacaattttttattacagcattagaaaaaatattagaaactTCCAGTGGAAATTATTGTGTTGGAGATGATGTTACAATGGCTGATTGTTGCCTTATCCCACAACTATACAATGCAAGGAGGTAAAGACTAAAGTTTCAATGATTCGTTTCATGTTCTCTTTTTCTCACGCTTCGTCTTAATAAGGTTTGATGTGGACGTGGCACAGTTTCCTAATATTGCTCGTGTGGAAAAGAATCTCGAAGTTCTTGAGCCTTTCGTAAAGGCTCACCCGAGCCGACAACCGGATTGCCCGCCTGAACTTTCAgcatgaaaataaaacaaaaaatttgatgtGAAATAGTCGGACTTCAGTCCATAGAATAACGATATAAAACGATGATTATAATTTGGTCGATGGGTTACGAATACGGGAGAATGAATTGCAATGGAACTTGTTATGCTGtactgaaaaataaacaaaatttgtcATTATCACTTATCAGATATTTGCAATATTTATGTCTTGAAACTATAGAATAAATAGTGTATTCCTGTAAAACTGAAACCAGAAAAGCGCTAAATCCGGTTAAAATCTTTCAAAAAACCTGTTGAAAGTTGGTAAACAATCAGTCTGGCAACGTCCGATTCGTCGTCTGTTCGGTTCATACGAGTCGCGCTTGCAACTTGCAACTGCAATCTGTAACAAGAAGCATCACTTGCTCGTGTCAGTTCAATACAACAGTACCAAGTGACAGTCATAGACTCATATCTGTTAAAaccttatttaattttttttacaagtgcTCATTTAAAAAGTAATCTAAAATGGATTCGGGAGGATTCGGTAAACCACAAAAACCTCCTAAAGTTGCCAAGGTTGTATTACTTAAATGTAAGAATGCTCTTGACATTACTTATATAACCTATTTCTCTttaggttaaaaacaaaacaccggCAGAAATTCAAATCACTGCTGAGCAGTTGCTTCGGGAAGCTAAGGAACGTGATCTTGAAATTGTTCCACCAGTAAGTGTTTCGGCAATAGATAATAACTTGAAGAACTGAAGtaagaaattttctatttttagccccctaaacaaaaaatttcagatCCCGATGAGTTAGCAGACTACCAGTACAAGAAACGCAAAACCTTTGAAGATGCTCTGCGGCGTAATCGTAATGTTATTACCAACTGGATCAAGTATGCTCAATGGGAagaaagccaaaaagaaattcaaagagCCAGAAGTGTTTTTGAGCGTGCTCTTGATGTAGACCATCGTAACATTACCCTTTGGCTGAAggtaattcattttcatttgttaaatctgtgaaataataaatatctaatttttaaaaaatttagtattcagaaatggaaatgaaaaataagcaAGTCAATCATGCCAGAAACTTGTGGGACCGTGCAGTTACAATTTTGCCTAGAGCAAATCAGTTTTGGTATAAATATACCTACATGGAGGAAATGCTGGCCAATATAGCTGGTTGTCGTCAAGTATTTGAAAGGTGGATGGAATGGCAGCCAGATGAACAAGCTTGGCAAACATACATCAATTTTGAATTAAGGTAAATAAATTAAGTAAATACTAACGTTACAGTTATCAACGTCCAATTTTTGTCCAATAACTAGGTATAAAGAATTAGATCGTGCTCGATCAATTTTTGAACGGTTTGTCTATGTGCACCCGGAAGTAAAAAATTGGATCAAGTATGCCAAGTTTGAAGAAAGGAACGGTTACATTATCGGTGCCCGCCAGGTGTATGAACGGTCGGTGGATTTTTATGGTGATGATCACATGGACGAAAGGCTTTTCATAGCCTTTTCCAAGTTTGAAGAGGGCCAAAAAGAACATGAACGAGCAACTGCTATTTACAAATTTGCTCTCGAACACATGTCAAAAGATAAAGCAGCAGAATTGTACAAAGCCTACACAATTCACCAGAAAAAATTTGGAGAGCGTGACGCTATAGAAGACGTTATTGtcagtaaaagaaaatttcagtatgaacaagaaattaaagaaaatccaTCAAATTATGATGCATGGTTTGATTATTTACGCCTAATGGAAAGTGAAGGTATTTTGACTTACTATCAAATTTTTAAGGAATTTTTTCGAATGTGTATTGTATCTTTAGGTGACGCTGACGTTGAAGTAGTGCGAGATACATACGAAAGAGCTATTGCCAACATCCCGCTAGTAGCTGAGAAGTCCTTTTGGCGTCGTTACATCTATCTGTGGATTAACTATGCACTTTTCGAAGAACTGGAAGCCGAAGATTATGAAAAAACTCGACAGGTCTACGATTCATGTCTTAAGCTCATTCCGCATCGTAACTTCACATTCGCCAAAATGTGGCTCCTTTACGCCCATTTCGAAGTTCGACAGAAAAATCTGCAATTGGCGCGTAAAATTTTAGGTACTGCGATTGGTAAATGTCCAAAGGTAAATATGTttcagtattttttctttcaaatatgAAATCTAATTAGAGGCCAGTCTATGAACCAGTTTTTAATAAATCTGGTTATTTATAGAACAAGTTGTTCCGTGGATATATTGATTTGGAGATCCAGCTGAGAGAATTTGACCGCTGCAGGACATTGTATGAAAAGTTCCTCCAAAACGGTCCAGAAAATTGCACCACTTGGATGAAATTCGCCGAACTAGAAACTTTACTGGGAGATGTGGATCGTGCTCGTGGCATTTACGAGCTTGCCATCAAGCAGCCTCTACTAGATATGCCAGAAATTCTTTGGAAGGTAAATTAAACTTTAAATATGTGCAAAGATCTCATTCCTAATGGAGTTGTGTTTGTTCTTCAGGCTTACattgattttgaaatcgaACAAGAGGAGAACGATAAAGCCCGATCGTTATATGAGAGACTTCTAGAACGCACGCAGCACGTAAAAGTCTGGATGAGTTTTGCTCAATTTGAGCTCACTCTAGCAGCATCTCAGCAGGAGGACCCAAGTTTGCCAGTCGCAGCAGCTAGAGCAGTCTTCCAGCGTGCAAACAAGTTCGCATTTCTTTGCTTTGAACCATTAGCCCCCGTAAATTACCTTCTTAATTCCCCATTATGTTACTAGGTCGCTACGTTCTATAGCTCAGTCAGTCGGTCTTGAAGTGGCTACCAACAAAGAGGAGCGATTGATGTTGTTGGAGGCTTGGCAAGAATTCGAATATGAATATGGAGATGAGGGATCTCGCAATGCAGTTGTTAACTTGATGCCTAGACGTGTGAAGAAGAGGAGGCGGATCCAAACACAAGATGGGGTATGTGATAATATTTTGCGTTTAGATGCAAAATTTTGTGCGttgcaatgtttttttcttttctttttttttagaccgATGCTGGTTGGGAAGAGTATTTCGACTACATTTTCCCCGAGGATGAAGCTACTAAACCCAATCTTAAGCTCTTGGCTATGgccaaagcttggaaaatggCAAAAGAATCCGCTCCATCAAACCAGGAAGAGGAACTACCCAAAAGCAATGCTCCATTGGCTGACACTGTGTTACCACCAGTGTCCTTGTCCACAGTCCCCGACGATCGCGATGATTCGAGTGAATCATCTAGTAGTGAATCTGAAAATAAGGATTAGCTACTACTGGAATAgaaaatacactttttaaaaaatgatttgagtGTCATCGTACATATCAGTTTGAGTGtcttataaaattaattttccttttcaaatcgttaacaataaatttgtttcattaAGTTCGCGCAAAGCTATAGTAACACTAGTAACGCTCTGACACTACTACAGCTCTGCTTTGTGGTTACTACGGATAAGAATCATTTTCGAAAACCctaccagagctatagaatgcTATAGATAATACTATATActatagagtattctatagctctgaccCTACTGAtaataaatcgtttaaattttcagaaaaataattgaattccaATTTTAGGGAATCAATTGTCTATAGCAGTCTAGTTTCTTTATCCACGTCTCCACTTTTTCCGGCATTTCcgttttttcgaattttttatcCGCACTTCAATTATTACTATTTGGCAACAGCTTTGGGGTTCGGAAAAGGCGGCaaatctttctctttctgcAAAAAGCTTTCTGCTAGAGCTAGACTGCTTGATCCAATCAATGGTCGTGGctattgttttgtctttagAAAGATTTTCTAGTTTACGAGCGTGACCAGTGCACCTAAAGTCCCCTCAAAAAAGGAGCTGTTGGTAGATGGCTATATTTTCGTTTAATTGTGAAAATGGTGTACCAAAATACTGGAAAGTATAGGGCAGATAAGAGCAGCAAAGAGAAAAGTGCAGGGTAATAGTAActacatatatttttaaaatataatatagtaatataaattttatgttttagtGGGAAAGAAGATTTGGCTGAATCTCGCATAACAAGAGtaaatgaaaacaaagctATTGACGAGAAATATGGATTTTTCACACCTAAAGAATCAGGGGAAAAAATTGGATACCTTGTCAACATGCACACAGTATTACTCAATATATTGCCTCCATGTTTGATGTAATAAATCACATTTTATTTCTAGACTGAGATATTTGATGCTGCTCAACAGCTAATCAGTGCCGTTGATTACTATTTTGTGCAAGAGGATGGTTCACGTTTCAAAGCCTCACTTCCTTTCAAACCTTACTTTTACATTTTGCCAAAGAAAGAATGCATTCAAGAAGTTTCTAGCTTTCTTGGTAAAAAATATGCTGGAATCATTGCTAGTATAGAGCAGTGCTCTAAGGAGGACTTGGATTTGGTGAGCCATATCACattaatcatatttttttcttttccaatttgttttaatggtttttatttaatttatcaGTCAAACCACTTGGTTGGTTTGAAGCAGACCTATTTGAAACTGTCATTTTTGTCTGTGACGGATCTGATGAAagtgagaaaagaaataatgcctCACGCCCGGAAAAACAGCTCTCAAACTAATTCAGCTTATTCGGAAATGATGGCAaagtttcaaaacgaagcagcGCAAGAAGAATCAGACAAGAAAGTGGGAGATACAATGGATAACATCATAGACATTCGGTATTATAATTTAAGCATAAGCTTCCGTTCTCcaattacatttattttaaatttaaatagagAATATGATGTTCCGTACCATATCCGCGTTTCAATTGACATGAACATTTGTGTTGGGTTGTGGTAcgcaattaaatttaaaggATCCGAAACAATTTCAATCACTCGCCGTGAAGATATCATCGATACCCCTGACACAATTGTACTAGCTTTTGATATCGAAACCACAAAATTACCCTTGAAGTTTCCTGATCCCGCAACTGATCAaatttttatgatttcttACATGATAGATGGACAGGTAGCCtataacaaaaattaaatttgggaTTTGGTTTTTGTATTAACCTTTTTACATTTGCTCCTAGGGTTACTTGATAACTAACCGAGAGATTGTTGCAGCCGACGTTGAAGATTTTGAGTACACACCTAAACCTGAATTTGAAGGACCCTTTATCATTTTCAATGAGCCAAATGAAGTTTCCCTCATTCAGCGATTCCTGGACCATGTCATCGAAGTAAAGCCTCACATCATCGTCACTTACAACGGCGACTTCTTCGATTGGTCCTTTGTTGAAGCTCGTGCCACTTTCCATGACATGAATGTAGCTAAAATGACTGGCTGGGAGCGTGACAAGGAAGGTGTTTACAGTTGCCGCCCTTCGATTCATATGGATTGCTTCAATTGGGTTAAACGTGATTCCTACTTACCCGTTGGTTCACAAAACTTGAAAGCCGTAGCAAAGGCCAAGTTGCGCTACGATCCAGTGGAATTGGATCCAGAAGATATGTGCCGCATGGCAGCAGAACAGCCTCAAGTTATGGCCAATTATTCGGTTTCTGATGCTGTTGCCACGTATTATCTTTACATGAAATACGTTCATCCCTTCATCTTTGCTTTGTGTACCATCATTCCAATGGAGCCGGACGAAGTGTTGCGAAAGGGATCGGGCACATTGTGTGAATCACTTTTGATGGTAGAAGCCTTTCGTGCCAACATCATTTTCCCGAACAAACAAGTTTCTTTGCTTCAAAACTGGACTGATGACGGCCATCTTCTCGACACAGAAACCTATGTCGGTGGCCATGTCGAAGCTCTAGAGTCAGGTGTTTTCCGCTCAGACATCCCTTGTCGATTCCGATTAATCCCTCAAGCCTTTGATTCCCTTATTGAAGGAATTGAGCGTACCATTAAGCATGCAGTCGAAGAGGAAGAACACGTACGTATCTGAACAATTTCACTTCTTTCATGACAGATTTTTGCATAATATTAACATGGTTTTCTATCGATAGGTTCCTATTGAGGAGGTCACCAATCTGGATGAAGTTATAGAcgacataaaagaaaaactttgcaGTCTTCGAGATGCACCAAACCGAATCGAGTTACCTGTAATTTATCACTTGGATGTCGGCGCTATGTATCCCAATATCATCTTGACAAATCGTCTCCAACCTTCGGCAATGGTAGACGAAAGCGTCTGTGCATCCTGTGATTTCAATCAGCCTGAAGCCCAGTGTCAACGTAACATGTCATGGATGTGGTAAGATCATTTTTTTAGCGGAAACTGACTGGCAACTAAATTTTAATGAGaatactatttttttaaatgatcatTTATTATTAGGCGTGGTGATTTCATGCCAGCTACTCGGGGTGAGTTTCAACGAATCCAGCAGCAgttggaaaatgaaaagtttccACCTGTCATCCCTGGTATGCCTACACGAGCTTTCCATCAGCTTCCCCGCGAAGAGCAGTCGGCCAAAGAGAAGCAGCGTTTGTCCGAATACTGCCGCAAAGCATACAAGAAAGTTCGTGTAACGCGCACTGAAGAGAGACAACAAACAGTTTGTCAAAAGGTTCATAACTTTAACGTAGCGTTTCAATACCGATACTTAATAATCAATTGTTTTTGGAGTAGGAAAACAGCTTTTATGTTGACACCGTTCGAGCCTTCCGTGATCGACGATatgaatataaaaatctgaataaGACTGCCAAGAAGCAAATCGCCGAAGCAATTGCGCTTGGGGATGCCGGAGAAATTAAATCGGCTAAAAATCGTGAAGTGCTTTACGATTCCCTACAGCTTGCTCACAAGTGTATTTTGAACTCCTTCTACGGTTACGTCATGCGAAAAGGCGCCCGTTGGCACAGTATGGAGATGGCTGGAATTGTGTGTCACACTGGCGCTGGCATTATCCGGAAAGCTCGAGAGCTAATCGAACAAGTTGGTCGACCGCTTGAACTGGACACAGATGGTATTTGGTGTATGTTACCGTCATCTTTTCCGGAAAACTACGTGATCAAGACCTCAAGTCTCAAGAAACCCAAGATTACGATATCCTATCCAGGTAATGGCTACAATCAAagacaaaaacatttcaattgattAATATTACGTGTCTTTAGGAGCTGTATTGAATGTGATGGTGAAAGATGCCTTTACAAACAACCAGTATCACGAGTTGGTGGACCCAGAAACTTTGAGCTACGTCCAGCGTGACGAAAACTCGATTTTTTTCGAAGTTGACGGTCCGTATCTAGCGATGATTTTACCTGCGTCGAAAGAAGAAGGCAAAAAGTTAAAGAAACGATACGccgttttcaactttgacggcAGTCTTGCCGAATTAAAAGGATTCGAAGTGAAACGTCGTGGAGAACTTCAGCTCATCAAGATTTTCCAATCGTCTGTGTTTGAAGCGTTTCTCAAAGGTAAgagaacatttgccaaagaaaaaaatatctgaaatgtaatgaaattgtttttgttttcaggtGATACTCTGGAAACATGCTACCAGGCTGTGGCTAAAATTGCAGATTACTGGCTTGATGTGTTATATTCAAAAGCCGAAAACCTCCCTGATTCCGAGCTATTTGAGCTGATTACCGAGAATCGATCAATGTCACGTAAattagaagaatatggtggtCAAAAATCAACATCCATCAGCACAGCTAAACGTTTGGCAGAATTTTTGGGTGATCAGATGGTAAAAGATGCTGGGTTAAGTTGTCGCTTCATCATTTCAAAGAAACCAGAAGGTATGCTAAGTTGTTACTggacaacaaatgatgagaactTTTTACATTTCCATTGTTTGCAGGTGCCCCTGTTACGGACAGAGCTATTCCGTTGGCAATTTTTCAATCTGAGCCCAGTGTTAAACgccattatttgaaaaaatggttAAAAGACAATTCCATGACGGATTTTGACATTCGCACAATTTTAGATTGGAATTATTACATCGAACGTCTTGGAGGTTGTATCCAAAAAATCATTACTATTCCTGCCGCCTTGCAAGGCGTGGCTAACCCTGTACCAAGGGTCCAACATCCGGATTGGCTTCACAAGCGAATGCTAGAAAAAAATGACGTTTTAAAGCAGCGACGGatcaatgaaatttttaaggtgCGAGCGATTTAATTTAAGTcacaaaagaaatgtttaaatGAATCGTTGAATTAAGTGAATAATGAGATTAAGCCAAAAACGTTTCGCGGCAAAGATTTTTTTACcattataataatttttatttcaggtgTCCATCAAGCCAGTTGGTGGCGATTCCAACTCACAAGATTTGGGAGAAGTGGGTGACATAGAAGATTTGGGTGGAAGCAAAAATACCGAAAACAATCGACCAACTGTGACTTCGAAAAGGAAACGAGGCACCAGCGAGTCAGCTAATGAATTGGATAAGAATTGGCGAGAAATCCTCGGTCCTCCACCACCGATGGGTAAACCTGGAGAAGAGCGTGAAATTTGGATTCGCTATCACAAAAAGAAGTGGGCTATTCAGTTGAAACAGCGAGCAGCCCGTCGAGGTAGAGAACAAAACAGCAACACTGGATCAGCTTCCGTCTCAACTTTTGGAGGAAATTCTGGAGCTGGAGTTTTAAGAACCAATTTGGGTGGATTCTTGCGACGTGCGCAACAAACCCTTTTGTCATCCATGTGGCAAATTTTGCAGGTGATGGAAACATCACAGCCGGGCATGTTTCGATTGTGGGCGTTGGTTGGAAACGAACTTCATCAAATTCGGTTAACTGTGCcgcgtattttttatttgaataagaaGAAACCTTTGGAAAAAGAAGCTAGTAGTGAGTCAGCTGTCTGGCGAAAAGTTAATCGGATACTTCCTCGCTCTCACCGTGTCTATAATCTGTACGAATACAGGTAAatagtaaaattataattCTCACTCAAATAAGTATTAATCTATTTACTCTTTATATGATATTCAGCGTTCCCGAAGAAGTTTACCAGCAAAATTTCAATCAGTTAATGGCTGATCTGTCCACTTCAGACAACGCTGGAATTTATGAAACCCAGGTTTGAAAACGCACTTGTTTGAGTtccaacgaaaaaaatttgtttaattttcacgtttttttttccaggtgcCACTTGATTTTCGTGTGCTAGTCCAGCTCGGATGTGTTTGTGCCGTCGATCGGAGTCAGCGTTACACACCCACCGGAGATACCGAAAGTTTCAGCCTGTCGCAGTTGTCGTTCAAAACGTTGGCGCACCATCCGTATTTAGAATCGGGAATTGAAACACTCAAGTATCTATACATCTACCATTACAAAAGTGGAAATAAAGTCATGTTGGTGCTATTTTCTCCACCAGCCAAAAAGGtcagtattaaaaaaataataatagcgacagtttttttttttgtttatctatctattgatttatttttacttcttaggtcaatttttttgtcgttgaCACTGTGCGGACCAACCAAATGCCGAATTTAGTTAATCTTTATAATGAGGAGCGGCTTAAAAAGCTATCGCAGGTATGCTATTCATATATCGTAATTTGTGTTATTATTTTAACTTCCACTTTCACGATTAGGCTGACGTTGTCGAGAGTTCCGTGCCCGCTAGGgattattcattttcaattcaagtGGAGACAGATATTCGCCAAGTCTATCGTCAAATGAATCGTTTACTGCAAACGTACAAAGATGAGAAACGAGGACCAACTTTTGTGGCTATTCAGTCTCCCCAAGATCTTCATGCGACTGCATCGCAAATTCAAACACTTAACGAATTCCCGCTAGTTCCCATCCATAGTACTGATCCCGACGGATTATACAATGTGCTCGACTGGCAGAGAGTGGGCTCAAAAGTTTGCTTGCGTCATTTCCTGCGTTTACGCACTGTCCTCGACGCTAATCTGGAACAGTGTCGCTACTTCCACATTCCTATTGGAAATTTGCCCTCCGATGCCAATCTTTTCGGTGCCGACCTCTTCTTCGCCCGCCATTTAATTCGAAATAATTGTATTCTTTGGTGTTCACCGACTGAAAGACCTGATCTGGGTGGCAAAGAGGCTGATGACAATCGGCTTGTAACGGAAATTGAAGATGCCACAACTACACTAGTCGTCAACAACCCCGGAGTATACACCAATGTCTGTGTCGAGATGGACGTGGATGCGTTAGCCGTTACTACTCTACTTCAGTCACATCAAGTCTTGGACGTTGAAGGCACAAGCTCAAGCACTGCTTTCGATGTTCCCCAAGTATCGCTAAAGGTgggttattgaattttttattttttaaatattgctctctttcatttaaaatattttttaggaCATGCTCAATGATAATCATACTGCAGAACTTAGCAGTTACAGCGAATCAGCCATGTGCGTGACAGTCTTTCGAGTTCTCAAGTCAGTAGTAGCATCTTGGCTTCGAGATATTTCCGTACATCGCAATGTCTTCGCTGACTTTCAAGGTAAACGTATTTGTCACAAATTTATAATGTACAACATCAATAAAATGGCAACTTCTTTTTCCAACAGTTATCCACTTCTACAGATGGCTGCGCAGCCCCACTGCCTTGCTCTATGTAAGCATGCTTATTATCTATGTATTAATATCTAAATAACATCTGAATTATATCAGGACCCTGCATTGCGCCGTATGCTGCAAAACCTCATGCGCAAGTACTTTGTTCAACTGTTGGCCGAATTTCAAAGACTTGGAGCAACGGTCGTCTACGCCGATTTCGGCCGTATCGTTCTAGGCACTAAAAAGCGACGCATTCCTGACGCTTTGTCATATGTTAGCTTTGTTTGTGCAAGTTTACATCAGAAAGAACTTTTTCGCAGTCTCGAACTCAACGTTCAACATTGTTGGCAGCTACTCGTGTGGCTCGATCCTGCCAATTACGGCGGAGTAAAAGGAAAATCGGAttcagaaaaggaaaatgaaggTTGGTTATTAATATTGGTTTTATTGTGTCGACGAGACAATTCGCATTGATCgtaatttttcccttttcagaAAATAACGAAGACCGCAGTTTTGTCgaggacgaagaagaagaaagcacTGCTGTCGAAATGAACTGGGATGTTGTTAAATACTTCCCCGAAGAGCCGCCCTGTCAAGAATATTTCAACACTGTGATTGCCACTTATATTTCGGCCATTCACGACCACTTGGCCGAAACATACGGTGATCGCATACCCGGTGCAACTCCAGTGCGACGAATCCGTTCTTCACAAACGCAGCGTAGTAAAGTTGGCCCTACTCCAGATTCGCTTAAAGAATTCACGCGTGAGCTGGTTGACCAGGAAATCGCCCAGCATTTGTTCCGCGTTGTTCAAAAACTTCACAAACAGCTTCAAGGACACCACGGAACCGAAAATGGATTGAGCAATCCTTCTCTTGAATTCGTTAAAGCTGTTTGTCGCGTGTTTCAGCTGGATGTCAACATTGTCGATGAAGTCACTCGACTGAGAAGGAATCTCCTCAAACTTATTGGAGTAGGGGAATTCAGTCAAGAAGCTGATTGGAAGGATTCGTGCCTGTCATACGTTTTACCCGAAGTTATCTGTCCTACCTGCAATCATTGCCGAGATATTGATTTATGCAGAGATCCGCACGAGTCAGAAGATCGTGGAATGTAAGTTTGTCTTAAATAATAGGAAaatagttttgttttcaacttaacatgtatacatttttaaagaCCTACGTGGCAATGTCCGCTTTGTAAATCGAGCTATGACAGTAGCGAGATTGAATCTATGCTGCTGGATGTCGTCAACCGCAAAACCATGAGCTTTGTATTGCAGGATCTACAGTGCAAGAAGTGTAAACAGGTACGTTGCTGATTTCTTCGATTTTGTATTTACATCATTTAATGTGACAAATTCCAAAATTTAGATAAAACGAGAAAACTTATCTCAGTTTTGCTCGTGCGCCGGCGAATTTCAGCTATTACAATCTTCTACGGGCTTGTTGCAGACTTTGTCGATTTTTGAGCGCGTCAGCAAGAAATTTGGTCTCACGCTACTTCATGAAACCGTAGAGCAATTgttgaaaatgaatcaaaagtcGATCAAGTAAAAGTAAACGTGGTTCTTtatttatgtaaaaaaaaggcaTTCCGTAAATTAcaagatttggaaaaaatctgATTGTTCAGtggcatttattttatccttcGCATTTTATTTTGAGAGTTCGGTGTTATCTTCCGGCTAAGATCGGTCAACcaatccaacttttttctctttgtgctTGAACGGATTTTACTGTGGGGTGAAACACCGTCAGCCACGTAGTTGGGAAGATCTCTAGTAGGTGAAGAATAATCTGTCCG
This region includes:
- the LOC124337569 gene encoding DNA polymerase epsilon catalytic subunit A-like; amino-acid sequence: MVYQNTGKYRADKSSKEKSAGGKEDLAESRITRVNENKAIDEKYGFFTPKESGEKIGYLVNMHTTEIFDAAQQLISAVDYYFVQEDGSRFKASLPFKPYFYILPKKECIQEVSSFLGKKYAGIIASIEQCSKEDLDLSNHLVGLKQTYLKLSFLSVTDLMKVRKEIMPHARKNSSQTNSAYSEMMAKFQNEAAQEESDKKVGDTMDNIIDIREYDVPYHIRVSIDMNICVGLWYAIKFKGSETISITRREDIIDTPDTIVLAFDIETTKLPLKFPDPATDQIFMISYMIDGQGYLITNREIVAADVEDFEYTPKPEFEGPFIIFNEPNEVSLIQRFLDHVIEVKPHIIVTYNGDFFDWSFVEARATFHDMNVAKMTGWERDKEGVYSCRPSIHMDCFNWVKRDSYLPVGSQNLKAVAKAKLRYDPVELDPEDMCRMAAEQPQVMANYSVSDAVATYYLYMKYVHPFIFALCTIIPMEPDEVLRKGSGTLCESLLMVEAFRANIIFPNKQVSLLQNWTDDGHLLDTETYVGGHVEALESGVFRSDIPCRFRLIPQAFDSLIEGIERTIKHAVEEEEHVPIEEVTNLDEVIDDIKEKLCSLRDAPNRIELPVIYHLDVGAMYPNIILTNRLQPSAMVDESVCASCDFNQPEAQCQRNMSWMWRGDFMPATRGEFQRIQQQLENEKFPPVIPGMPTRAFHQLPREEQSAKEKQRLSEYCRKAYKKVRVTRTEERQQTVCQKENSFYVDTVRAFRDRRYEYKNLNKTAKKQIAEAIALGDAGEIKSAKNREVLYDSLQLAHKCILNSFYGYVMRKGARWHSMEMAGIVCHTGAGIIRKARELIEQVGRPLELDTDGIWCMLPSSFPENYVIKTSSLKKPKITISYPGAVLNVMVKDAFTNNQYHELVDPETLSYVQRDENSIFFEVDGPYLAMILPASKEEGKKLKKRYAVFNFDGSLAELKGFEVKRRGELQLIKIFQSSVFEAFLKGDTLETCYQAVAKIADYWLDVLYSKAENLPDSELFELITENRSMSRKLEEYGGQKSTSISTAKRLAEFLGDQMVKDAGLSCRFIISKKPEGAPVTDRAIPLAIFQSEPSVKRHYLKKWLKDNSMTDFDIRTILDWNYYIERLGGCIQKIITIPAALQGVANPVPRVQHPDWLHKRMLEKNDVLKQRRINEIFKVSIKPVGGDSNSQDLGEVGDIEDLGGSKNTENNRPTVTSKRKRGTSESANELDKNWREILGPPPPMGKPGEEREIWIRYHKKKWAIQLKQRAARRGREQNSNTGSASVSTFGGNSGAGVLRTNLGGFLRRAQQTLLSSMWQILQVMETSQPGMFRLWALVGNELHQIRLTVPRIFYLNKKKPLEKEASSESAVWRKVNRILPRSHRVYNLYEYSVPEEVYQQNFNQLMADLSTSDNAGIYETQVPLDFRVLVQLGCVCAVDRSQRYTPTGDTESFSLSQLSFKTLAHHPYLESGIETLKYLYIYHYKSGNKVMLVLFSPPAKKVNFFVVDTVRTNQMPNLVNLYNEERLKKLSQADVVESSVPARDYSFSIQVETDIRQVYRQMNRLLQTYKDEKRGPTFVAIQSPQDLHATASQIQTLNEFPLVPIHSTDPDGLYNVLDWQRVGSKVCLRHFLRLRTVLDANLEQCRYFHIPIGNLPSDANLFGADLFFARHLIRNNCILWCSPTERPDLGGKEADDNRLVTEIEDATTTLVVNNPGVYTNVCVEMDVDALAVTTLLQSHQVLDVEGTSSSTAFDVPQVSLKDMLNDNHTAELSSYSESAMCVTVFRVLKSVVASWLRDISVHRNVFADFQVIHFYRWLRSPTALLYDPALRRMLQNLMRKYFVQLLAEFQRLGATVVYADFGRIVLGTKKRRIPDALSYVSFVCASLHQKELFRSLELNVQHCWQLLVWLDPANYGGVKGKSDSEKENEENNEDRSFVEDEEEESTAVEMNWDVVKYFPEEPPCQEYFNTVIATYISAIHDHLAETYGDRIPGATPVRRIRSSQTQRSKVGPTPDSLKEFTRELVDQEIAQHLFRVVQKLHKQLQGHHGTENGLSNPSLEFVKAVCRVFQLDVNIVDEVTRLRRNLLKLIGVGEFSQEADWKDSCLSYVLPEVICPTCNHCRDIDLCRDPHESEDRGIPTWQCPLCKSSYDSSEIESMLLDVVNRKTMSFVLQDLQCKKCKQIKRENLSQFCSCAGEFQLLQSSTGLLQTLSIFERVSKKFGLTLLHETVEQLLKMNQKSIK